A DNA window from Falco naumanni isolate bFalNau1 chromosome Z, bFalNau1.pat, whole genome shotgun sequence contains the following coding sequences:
- the ACOT12 gene encoding acetyl-coenzyme A thioesterase codes for MARRGAAGGDVCMCQTVFPAHANQRGELSAGQLLKWMDATACLAAEKHAGVSCVTASMDDIQFEEAARVGQIITIKAKVNRAFKTSMEVGIKVIVQDILTNVEKIASVAYATYVAKPLGAGKIELDPVKLLSTEDQLEHTLAIERRRIRLGYEQLFQNLMRESNKEDIFEEEGAVSTDLTYVQSIELVQPPHANHHGNTFGGQIMAWMEAVASISASRLCRSYPILKSVNMFKFWGPSVVGDRLVFNAIVNNTFQNSVEVGVRVEAYNCEEWIKDQARHINSAFLIFNTVNDKGELLTFPRIKPTTKDGLRRYHGAIARRRIRLTRKCMLSAKQDKPSDPWERSNQAYVSYSNIAALTHLAAKPGWEITRTLDDIKIWTHEEGDMLSLKVEMQVKIPSHLAFSLLSDFRFRQQWDKHFLTCEVLQAVNEDEKIYYVTSPPITGHKPRDYVILVSQRQPCKPSEPYIVAVKSVTLTSMPPSEEYCRSEILCAGFQIYSDSNSSCTVCYFNQVTSGVMPYLAANLTGSSKSIEDTALECIKFLELKDSKC; via the exons AtggcgcggcgcggggcggcgggcggcgatGTCTGCATGTGCCAGACCGTCTTCCCGGCCCACGCCAACCAGCGCGGGGAGCTGAGCGCCGGGCAGCTCCTCAAGTGGATGGACGCCACCGCCTGCCTGGCAG CTGAGAAACATGCTGGTGTGTCTTGCGTGACAGCGTCTATGGATGACATACAGTTTGAAGAGGCTGCCAG GGTTGGACAAATTATTACCATCAAAGCAAAGGTGAACAGAGCATTCAAAACCAGCATGGAG GTTGGCATCAAGGTTATAGTACAGGACATTTTGACTAATGTTGAAAAAATTGCGAGTGTGGCATATGCAACGTATGTAGCCAAACCACTGGGTGCTGGAAAG ATTGAATTAGATCCTGTAAAGCTTCTGTCTACGGAAGACCAATTGGAGCACACCCTGGCTATTGAGAGAAGAAGAATCCGACTGGGCTATGAACAGCTCTTTCAGAACCTAATGCGGGAGAGTAATAAGGAAG ATATCTTTGAAGAGGAAGGTGCAGTTTCAACTGACCTTACTTATGTACAGAGTATTGAGCTTGTCCAGCCTCCTCATGCTAACCATCATGGAAACACTTTTGGTGGCCAGATCATGGCTTGGATGGAAGCAGTGGCAAGTATTTCAGCAAG ccGCCTTTGTCGTTCATATCCCATCTTGAAATCAGTCAATATGTTTAAATTCTGGGGACCGTCCGTCGTGGGTGACCGCCTTGTCTTCAATGCAATTGTGAACAATACGTTTCAGAATAG tgtggAGGTTGGTGTCCGTGTTGAGGCTTATAACTGTGAAGAATGGATCAAGGACCAAGCACGGCATATTAACAGCGCGTTTCTCATTTTTAACACTGTAAATGACAAAGGAGAGCTGCTCACCTTCCCCAGAATAAAACCTACTACAAAG GATGGTTTGAGGCGATATCATGGAGCTATTGCCCGAAGGAGAATTCGATTAACCAG AAAATGCATGCTGTCCGCCAAACAAGACAAACCTTCTGATCCCTGGGAGAGAAGCAACCAG GCATATGTGAGTTACAGCAATATAGCTGCACTGACACACCTGGCAGCAAAACCTGGATGGGAAATAACCCGTACACTGGATGAT ataaaaatatgGACTCATGAGGAGGGTGATATGCTGTCACTCAAAGTTGAAATGCAAGTGAAGATACCGTCACATCTAGCTTTCTCCCTTTTGTCTGACTTCAGATTCCGCCAACAATGGGACAAACATTTCTT AACTTGTGAGGTCCTACAGGCTGTGAATGAAGATGAGAAAATATATTATGTTACGTCTCCACCCATCACTGGCCATAAACCCAGAGACTATGTGATTCTTGTATCTCAAAGGCAACCCTGTAAGCCAAG TGAACCCTACATAGTAGCCGTTAAGTCAGTTACCCTCACATCTATGCCACCTTCTGAAGAATACTGCAGAAGTGAAATCCTTTGTGCCGGATTCCAGATCTACAGTGACAGCAACAGCTCCTGTACA gTGTGTTACTTCAATCAAGTGACATCAGGTGTTATGCCGTATTTAGCTGCAAATCTTACTGGCTCATCAAAATCCATTGAAGACACTGCTTTGGAATGTATAAAGTTCTTGGAGCTGAAAGACAGCAAGTGCTGA